In a single window of the Cucumis melo cultivar AY chromosome 11, USDA_Cmelo_AY_1.0, whole genome shotgun sequence genome:
- the LOC103498373 gene encoding transcription factor MYB93-like, with product MSGSPTAEENGIKKGPWTPEEDRKLVDYIEKHGHGSWRALPKLAGLNRCGKSCRLRWTNYLRPDIKRGNFSDQEEQIIINLHASLGNKWSIIASHLPGRTDNEIKNFWNTHLKKKLLQMGIDPVTHMPITDHHHLTTLSNLHHLLSLNDATQLAKAQLLQNLLQLLASQSSLSISNNNVFNTQQILDLNYNLPIGSFLQNIPINIEPPQEPLSCDDYTVGTDGVLGFQNDTDRLKTFYDMNQRLNSLPNLIPASPECSKIPTNIENNWEEDLMDVEASDSSWKHVIDQTPPSWTVS from the exons ATGTCAGGATCGCCAACGGCCGAGGAGAACGGCATAAAGAAGGGGCCATGGACGCCGGAGGAAGATCGGAAACTGGTGGATTATATTGAGAAACATGGGCATGGAAGTTGGAGAGCTCTTCCAAAACTTGCTGGTTTGAATAGGTGTGGCAAGAGTTGTAGATTAAGGTGGACTAATTACCTTAGACCTGATATCAAAAGAGGAAACTTTTCTGATCAAGAGGAACAAATTATCATCAACCTACATGCTTCTCTCGGAAATAA ATGGTCGATAATAGCTAGTCATTTACCGGGACGAACAGACAATGAAATTAAGAATTTTTGGAACACTCACTTGAAGAAAAAGCTTCTCCAAATGGGCATCGATCCAGTCACCCACATGCCTATAACTGACCATCATCATCTCACCACTCTCTCAAATCTTCATCACTTGCTTTCTCTTAATGATGCCACTCAACTTGCAAAAGCTCAACTCCTCCAAAATCTTCTGCAACTTCTAGCCTCTCAATCTTCCCTATCCATTTCCAATAATAACGTCTTCAACACACAACAAATCTTAGACCTAAACTATAATCTTCCCATTGGATCATTTCTCCAAAACATCCCAATCAACATAGAGCCACCACAGGAGCCATTATCATGTGATGACTATACAGTGGGCACGGATGGCGTGTTAGGGTTCCAAAACGATACCGATCGATTAAAGACTTTTTACGATATGAATCAAAGGTTAAACTCACTTCCCAACTTGATTCCAGCTTCTCCTGAATGCTCGAAAATTCCAACCAACATAGAAAATAATTGGGAGGAGGATCTTATGGATGTGGAAGCTTCGGATTCTTCGTGGAAACATGTCATAGA CCAAACTCCTCCGTCATGGACGGTCTCGTAG